In Paracoccus contaminans, the genomic stretch GCCCTGCGGTTTCGGGCCCGAGCACCGCCTGCTGCACGGCGGTCAGGGTATCATAGCCGCGCGCGGCCAGCGCGCCAGCCAGTGGCGCCGCGATCATCGAATCGTTCATCTGGTCCGCCTGAAATATGTCACCAAGGCTTGCCCACGGGCTTTGACAGCCCTGGCGCTGCGCCCCAAGGGGGATCGCTGCCATGTCAGGGCGCACCATATCCCGCCAAGGCGCAAAGGAAAAGATGCCCATGCAGTATGAGCCGGACCAGCCTGGGGCAAGAAGCTTTTTGTTGGTGCGCCTTGACGTTTGGAGTTGCAAGATCGCCCAGCCATGCAGGCTGCGGCTTTTCCGGGCATGCTGATCCCGCTTGAAACGGCGGCCGCGCGCAGCCTCGGGATGAATGCCTGGAAGAACCGCCCCTAACCCGCCGGGCAGCGGGTCTGGTGCCGAGTTGGGCTTCATCGCAGAGGGGGTTTGCAGCACCCTGATCGCAATGGCCATGCCGATGAAGGGAAAGCGGCTCTACGACGCGGATGCCATCAACCTGCTGCATCAGCATGAGGGGCGCGACCTTGGGGACATCCGCTCCACTGTCGCGGACCAGATGGCAGGCTGGTAAACAGGATCATCTCACAAACATGTCAAAAACAACCGCACGCGCTCTGCAGGTCCTTGCGCTGGGCCGGCATCCTGCGATCCTTGGCACGCGGGCGAGGGAGGGATCGGAGTGGCGCAGGGTTCGATCTGGGGGGTGCGCCGCGATGCGCGCCTTGCCGACAACGCGGCCCTGACCGCGGCCGGCACGGTCACGGCCGTCTTCCTGCGCGAGCCGCTGCTGGCCGCACAGGGCGCCGCGACGCGCTGGCGCCTGCACCGCGCGGCGGCGCGCTGACGATCCGCAGCGGCCCGCCCGAGGCGGTGCTGCCCGCCCTCGCCGCCGAACTCGGCGTGGCCGAGGTGCACGCCCTCGCCTGGCCCGAGGCCGGACGCCTCGCCGCCGACACCCGCACGACAGAGGCGCTGGCGGCGCGCGGCGTGGCGCTGGTCCTGCATGACGGGCACACGCTGCTGCCGCCCGGCGCGGTGCGGGGCGCGCAGGACCAAGCGTTCAAGGTTTATTCCGCCTTCGCCCGCGCCGCCCGCGCCCTCGGCATCCCGGGCCCCGCCCCGGCCCCCGCCCGCCTCGACTGGCGGCCCGCGCCGGGCGAGGCGCTGGCCGACCTAGCCCCCGACATGCGCCGCGGCGCGGCCGTCCTTGCCGCCCACGCGCCCGAGGCGGGCGAGCGCGCGGCCCTGCGCCGCCTAGATCAGTTCCTTGACCGCCCGGTGCAGGACCATGCCACCGCGCGCGACCGGATCGACCTGCCGGGCGGCACCTCGGGCCTCTCCGAGGCGCTGGCGGTGGGCGAGATCGGGCCACGCACGATCTGGGCCGCCGCCCGCGCCGTCCCCGGCCGCGGGGCCGAGAAGTTCCTGTCCGAGCTGCTTTGGCGCGACTTCGCCTGGGCGCTGCTGGCGGACCGCCCGGACCTGCCGCGCGCGAACTATCGCCCTGACTGGGACCGCTTCGGCTGGCAGGGCGACGGGCCACAGGCCGAGGGCTGGCGCCGTGCGATGACGGGCATCCCCCTCGTCGATGCCGGCCTGCGCGAGATGTTCGTGACAGGCACCATGCACAACCGCGTGCGCATGGTCGTCGACAGCTTCCTGACCAAGCACCTGCTGACCGACTGGCGCGTTGGCGCGGCGTGGTTCGACGACTGCCTGACCGACTGGGACCCGGCCAGCAACGCGATGAACTGGCAGTGGGTCGCGGGCAGCGGGCCGGACGCCGCGCCCTATTTCCGCGTCTTCAACCCCGCGCTGCAGGCCGAGAAGTTCGACCCGGCCGGCGCCTATCGCCGGCGCTGGCTCGACCCCGCCTCGGGGTATTTCGAGGCGGGGTCGCGGGCTTGGGGCCTTGATCCGGCCGCGCCCGTGCGCCCGCTGATCGGGCTGGCCGAGGGGCGGGCGCGGGCGCGGGCGGCGCTGGCCGCAATGGGCAGCACCCTCGCGCCGGGGCACGACGGGTGAGGCGGGCGCTGATCCTCGGCGCCTCGGGCGGGATCGGGGCGGCGCTGGTCGCGGCGCTGGAGGCGCGCGGCAGCGCGGTCACGGGCCTGTCGCGGAGCGCCACCGGCCTTGATCTGACCGATGCCGCCAGCGTGGCGCGGGCGGCGGCCCAGCTTTCGCCGCCGTTCGACCTGATCGTCAACGCCGCCGGCGCGCTGGAGATTGCGGGCCGCGGCCCGGAAAAACGCCTCGCCGACATCGAGGCCGAAGCCTTCACCGCCCAGTTCGCGCTGAACGCCACCGGCATGGCGCTGGCGCTGCGCCATTTCGCCCCGCTGCTGGGCGCCCCGCGCCCGGTATTCGCGGGCCTGACGGCGCGGCTTGGCAGCATCGGCGACAACGCGCTGGGTGGCTGGATGGCCTATAGGGCGTCCAAGGCGGCGGCGAACCAGATCCTGCGCACGGCCAGCGTCGAGCTGGCGCGCACCCGCCCCGGCAGCGTGGTCGTCGCCCTGCATCCCGGCACGGTGGCGACGCCGATGACCGACCGCTATGCCGCGAACCGCCCGCGCCTCGCCCCGGCCGAGGCTGCCGCCGGGCTGCTCGCCGTCATCGACCGGCTGACCCCGGCCGACACTGGCAGCTTTTACGACATGCGCGGGCTGCCGATCGCATGGTGAACGCACAGCGCCGCCTGATCCTGATCCTCGGCGATCAGCTGACGCCGGACCTGTCGGCCTTCGACGGCGCCGACCCCGCCCGCGACGTCGTGCTGATGGCCGAGGTCGCGGCCGAGGCGGGCTATGTCGATCACCACCGCCAGAAGCTGGCGCTGGTCTTCGCCGCCATGCGCCACTTCGCGGCCGAGCTGCGCGCCGCCGGCTGGACCGTCGATTACCGCGCCCTGCCCGAGGGGCTGGCGGACCTCGCCACCGCCGCCGCCGAAGCCATCGCCCGCCACCGCCCCGCGCTGCTGATCGCGACCGAGCCGGGCGAGTATCGCCTGCAGGCCGAGATGGAGGGGTGGGAGGACCGCCTCGGCCTGCCCGTCCTGATCCGCCAGGACCGCCGGTTCCTCTGCACCCGCGAGGACTTCGCCGCCTGGGCCGAGGGGCGCCGCACGCTGGTGATGGAGCATTTCTACCGCGTCATGCGCCGGCGCACGGGCCTGCTGATGGAGGGCGAGGCGCCCGTCGGCGGGCGCTGGAACTTTGACGCCGAAAACCGCAAGCCCGCGCGGCCCAGCCTGTTCCTGCCCGCCCCGCTGCCCGGCGCGGACGATCCCGTCACGCGCGAGGTGCTGGCGCTGGTCGCGGACCGCTTCCCCGCCAGCTTCGGGGCGCTGACCCCGTTCCGCTGGCAGGTCACCCGCGCCGGGGCCGAGGCCGCGCGTGACCGCTTCCTGACCGAGGCACTGCCCCATTTCGGCGAGACGCAGGACGCGATGCTGGCCGGGCAGCCGTGGATGCACCACGCCCTGCTTTCGCCCTACCTCAATCTCGGGCTGCTGGACCCGCTCGACCTGTGCAGCCGGGCCGAGGCGGAATGGCGCGCCGGCCGGGCGCCGCTTGCCGCGGTCGAGGGCTTCATCCGCCAGATCATCGGCTGGCGCGAATACGTGCGCGGGGTCTACTGGCTGAAGATGCCGGGCTATGCGGCGACGAACGCGCTGGACGCGCGCCAGCCGTTGCCGGATTTCTACTGGACCGGGCGCACCGACATGGCCTGCCTTTCCGAAGTGATCGGCCAGACGATCGCGACCGGCTATGCCAACCACATCCAGCGGCTGATGATCGCCGGAACCTATGCGCTGCTGATCGGCGCCGACCCGGTGCAGGTCCACCGCTGGTATCTGGGCGTCTATGTGGACGCCTACGAATGGGTCGAGCTGCCCAACACCCTCGGCATGTCGCAGTTTGCCGATGGCGGCCTGCTGGCAACCAAGCCCTATGCCGCCAGCGCCGCCTATGTGAACCGGATGTCGGATTACTGCCGCGGCTGCCGGTTCGATCCGAAAATGCGCCTGGGGCCGCGGGCGTGCCCGTGGAACGCGCTCTACTGGGACTTCATCGCGCGCCATGCGGACCGCTGGGCGCGCAATCCGCGCATGGCGGTGATCGTCAAGGCCTGGGCGGCCAAGCCGGCGGAGGAGCAGGCCGCCCTGCGCGCAGCCGCGGCCGCGCATCTGGGCGCGCTGCGCGGCTACGACGCTGCGGCCGAGGGCGCACCGCCCGTGCCGTAGGCGGCGACAAACATCGCGCTGATCTGCCGCGCATGCGCCGCGGGGTCGAGC encodes the following:
- a CDS encoding deoxyribodipyrimidine photo-lyase; protein product: MAQGSIWGVRRDARLADNAALTAAGTVTAVFLREPLLAAQGAATRWRLHRAAAR
- a CDS encoding cryptochrome/photolyase family protein is translated as MLPALAAELGVAEVHALAWPEAGRLAADTRTTEALAARGVALVLHDGHTLLPPGAVRGAQDQAFKVYSAFARAARALGIPGPAPAPARLDWRPAPGEALADLAPDMRRGAAVLAAHAPEAGERAALRRLDQFLDRPVQDHATARDRIDLPGGTSGLSEALAVGEIGPRTIWAAARAVPGRGAEKFLSELLWRDFAWALLADRPDLPRANYRPDWDRFGWQGDGPQAEGWRRAMTGIPLVDAGLREMFVTGTMHNRVRMVVDSFLTKHLLTDWRVGAAWFDDCLTDWDPASNAMNWQWVAGSGPDAAPYFRVFNPALQAEKFDPAGAYRRRWLDPASGYFEAGSRAWGLDPAAPVRPLIGLAEGRARARAALAAMGSTLAPGHDG
- a CDS encoding SDR family NAD(P)-dependent oxidoreductase — its product is MRRALILGASGGIGAALVAALEARGSAVTGLSRSATGLDLTDAASVARAAAQLSPPFDLIVNAAGALEIAGRGPEKRLADIEAEAFTAQFALNATGMALALRHFAPLLGAPRPVFAGLTARLGSIGDNALGGWMAYRASKAAANQILRTASVELARTRPGSVVVALHPGTVATPMTDRYAANRPRLAPAEAAAGLLAVIDRLTPADTGSFYDMRGLPIAW
- a CDS encoding cryptochrome/photolyase family protein; the protein is MVNAQRRLILILGDQLTPDLSAFDGADPARDVVLMAEVAAEAGYVDHHRQKLALVFAAMRHFAAELRAAGWTVDYRALPEGLADLATAAAEAIARHRPALLIATEPGEYRLQAEMEGWEDRLGLPVLIRQDRRFLCTREDFAAWAEGRRTLVMEHFYRVMRRRTGLLMEGEAPVGGRWNFDAENRKPARPSLFLPAPLPGADDPVTREVLALVADRFPASFGALTPFRWQVTRAGAEAARDRFLTEALPHFGETQDAMLAGQPWMHHALLSPYLNLGLLDPLDLCSRAEAEWRAGRAPLAAVEGFIRQIIGWREYVRGVYWLKMPGYAATNALDARQPLPDFYWTGRTDMACLSEVIGQTIATGYANHIQRLMIAGTYALLIGADPVQVHRWYLGVYVDAYEWVELPNTLGMSQFADGGLLATKPYAASAAYVNRMSDYCRGCRFDPKMRLGPRACPWNALYWDFIARHADRWARNPRMAVIVKAWAAKPAEEQAALRAAAAAHLGALRGYDAAAEGAPPVP